A region of the Mesotoga infera genome:
ACTTCCTCAAGAGCCTTTATGAGCGCAGCTTTCTCAAGCGTACCGGCTGCTTTGATTCCTTCAGCAAGGAAGTAGATATTCGTGTAGCCGAGCGGTGCAAAGTAAGTTGCCGGTTCCTCGTCGTACTTCTCGATGTAAGCATTCCAGAAATGCTCTGCGGCCGGGCTTACCTTGTTGATTGTTGGTGCCCACATCCCGTAGAGAGTGACGCCCTCTGCCAATGGAGAGTCACCGAAATGTGCCGGCCATCCTGGAGGCGCTCCGACGAAAAACTTCGGAGCAAAACCGATTTCCTTCGCCTGCTGAAGCATTGGAAGAGCATCGGCATCGTAACCTGCCCAGACAAAGAGATCGGGGTCATAGGTCTTAGCCTGCTGAAGCATTGCTCTGTAGTCCCCTCCGCCAAGAGCGGCACTCTTGAAAGAAACTCCCATGTAGTCGCCCATGACGGCTGCCCAAGTTCCTTCTCCCTGATCGGCCTGAGCTTGAAGTGCAAGATAGGATTCATGAGAGGCCGTTCCAAAACCGCCTTCTTCATAGGCAAGGAAGATCTTTTCAAGTACGATGTCAGGATAAGCCTCAGCAAGTTCCGTCCATCCTAGACCATAGCTAGCACCCTGCTGATAATCCCATGGATGAAGGTGGAAATACCAGTCGGCATCCGGTCCGATCGCATTCTCACAGAGGTATGAAGCTGCGCCGCTCCAGATAGTGATCTTCTGATATCTTTTCATCACGGGAATCTGGGCAAGATGGACAGAAGAAGCCATTCCTCCCACGAAGAAATCTACTTTGTCCACTGTAGCTAGCTTATCGATCGCTGCAGCGCCCTTTTCGGGTTTTAGTTCACTATCCACGATTATTAGTTCCAGAGGTCTGCCGAGCAGTCCTCCTGCAGCGTTGATCTCTTCTACAGCAAGTTTCATTGCTTTTGCAGACTGATCACCCGTTATGTCTCCAAGGGGAACAACTGCACCGATCTTGATTGGAGTAGCCGCGAACATCAGCGACGCTACAACAACCACAAGTGAAACAAACAATACTTTTTTCACTTTCCCACCTCCTACGTAGGTTGTTTAGATGATTTCCGAAAGAAATTGGAACAAAGAACTATTTCCTAGAAAAGCGCATGAGCTCTCTAAACTATTAGACTCTCTTCACTACTACTGCGGTTCCCATTCCTCCACCAATGCACAGTGAAGCAAGACCAAACTCAAGATTTCTCTTCTCCATTTCATAGAGCAGAGTAACGATTATTCTGTTTCCCGATGCGCCAATTGGGTGCCCAAGCGCAATAGCGCCTCCATTGACATTGGTTCTTTCAAGAAGCCATTCTTTTGACACTCCGTAAATCTCCGTCAAACCCTTCAAGACTGAAAGGGACTGCGACGCAAAGGCTTCATTCAGCTCAATTAGATCGATGGCTTTGATATCCATGGATGCTTTCTTCAGAGCCTTCTCGACGGCGGGCACGGGGCCGTATCCCATATATGC
Encoded here:
- a CDS encoding ABC transporter substrate-binding protein; the encoded protein is MKKVLFVSLVVVVASLMFAATPIKIGAVVPLGDITGDQSAKAMKLAVEEINAAGGLLGRPLELIIVDSELKPEKGAAAIDKLATVDKVDFFVGGMASSVHLAQIPVMKRYQKITIWSGAASYLCENAIGPDADWYFHLHPWDYQQGASYGLGWTELAEAYPDIVLEKIFLAYEEGGFGTASHESYLALQAQADQGEGTWAAVMGDYMGVSFKSAALGGGDYRAMLQQAKTYDPDLFVWAGYDADALPMLQQAKEIGFAPKFFVGAPPGWPAHFGDSPLAEGVTLYGMWAPTINKVSPAAEHFWNAYIEKYDEEPATYFAPLGYTNIYFLAEGIKAAGTLEKAALIKALEEVEYASPIGEVLKMAPSNVINHQGFTAQKILQWQGGEQQVIWPLDLKTAEPMYPFPSWEGR